TGCGCGCAGTGGACGTGAGGGCGTACGCCGGATCCGACGTCGGGCGCGTCCGGGAGGGCAACGAGGACAGCGCATTCGCCGGGCGCACGGCGTTCGCGGTCGCCGACGGGATGGGCGGCCACGTCGCCGGCGAGGTGGCCAGCGAGACCGCCCTGCAGCCGATCCGCGAGCTCGACACGATCACCTTCCGCAACGACAAGGCCGCCCGCCAGGCACTTGTCGACGCGATCGCCACCGCCAACCGCACCGTGGTCGAGAAGGCCGGCTCCGACCCCGCCTTCCGTGGCATGGGCACGACCCTCACCGCCGCGGTCGTGCGCGACGGCAAGCTCCACGTCGCCCACGTCGGCGACAGCCGGGCGTACCTGCTGCGCCGCAACGGCGAGCTCACTCAGCTCACCACCGACCACACGCTCGTCGAGCAGCTCATCCGCGAGGGCCGCCTGTCGCGCGAGGAGGCCGCGACCCACCCGCAGCGCAGCGTCATCACCCGCGCCATCGGCATCGAGGACGACGTGCAGGTCGACGCGCTGCCGTCCCTTTCCCTGCAGCCCGGCGACCAGGTGCTGCTCTGCTCCGACGGGCTCACCGGGCCGGTTTCCGACGCGGAGATCACCCGCGTGCTCATGACCGTCGCCGACGGCGACGCGGCCTGCCAGGCCCTGATCGACGCGGCGAACGCCGCGGGCGGGCCGGACAACATCACCGTGGTCCTCCTTCGGGTCGAGGGCCCCGCGAGCCGCGACGCCGCAGCGCCCGCCCCCGAGGAGACCGTCGAGGCCTCGACACCGAC
This portion of the Egibacteraceae bacterium genome encodes:
- a CDS encoding Stp1/IreP family PP2C-type Ser/Thr phosphatase, with product MDVRAYAGSDVGRVREGNEDSAFAGRTAFAVADGMGGHVAGEVASETALQPIRELDTITFRNDKAARQALVDAIATANRTVVEKAGSDPAFRGMGTTLTAAVVRDGKLHVAHVGDSRAYLLRRNGELTQLTTDHTLVEQLIREGRLSREEAATHPQRSVITRAIGIEDDVQVDALPSLSLQPGDQVLLCSDGLTGPVSDAEITRVLMTVADGDAACQALIDAANAAGGPDNITVVLLRVEGPASRDAAAPAPEETVEASTPTEQFTRVTGAAVPAAAPSGEQEITRIRTRQESGRDWATSMRDYGAQQGADRRSVRGSDGGRRGLRILAGMLGVLVIGGLLAGGAVLLLSRAWFVGDDGGNVAVFRGLPSEVAGVSLARVETSTDIPLDDLTPRRAERIRQGVTFGSEAEARSFLEALRDELAEDDKDAGDAEQPAPTAPDPAAPSPPADPGAPPAPTPPTP